In Streptococcus mitis, the DNA window TTGTTGAAACTGTTGTTTCTGCACTTTTATTATCCGGTGATAAGGTCACACCACCCTCAAGCTCACTTTCTGAAACACTAACCCAACTTCTAGCATCTGAAACCGATAATTGCAATTTTGCGGTTTCCTTACTTGTTTTATAAGCGATTTCTACATAATTTCCTTCACCTGATACACTTATAACTGGTTCAATATTCGAAGAGCTACTTGATGAACCACTACTAGTTGAAGATGGAGTTGCAGAACTAGTCGAGCTTGTTGCTTGGACTACACTATAACTAGACGCAGATGAACGCTCCGGTTGAGTCTGAATATAATTCCAAACATAATAAGTCACAAAAATGACAATCGATAGGGCAAAGAGTATAAAATAAAATAAAGGTAAAAATGATGTCCTATTTTTCTTACTTGAACGTCTCCTACCTGTCAACTCCTCTTCATCAACATCTACTTCCTCATAAGTAATCATGCTCCCAGAATCATAAGCATCCAAGACAATTCGCTCATCAAGTTCAACTGCCCACGCATACTTTCTCAAAAAAGAACGAGTATAAAATGGACTAGGAAGTTGATCAAAATCATCAGCTTCCATTGCCTCCAACATATCCAACTGAATTTCTGTTTTTTTGTGTAATTCTTCTAAAGTTAACCCTTGGTTGGTTCTAGCTAAACGTAAAACCTCACCAATTGTTTTTTTCCTCATACTTGTCATTCCTTCTTTCTAGTTTCTATTATGTTTCTAGTGTCTATTATGATTAGTTACTACGATGGGAATATTGTAAAATCAACTATATCACCATCATCTATTAAATGGTGTCCAGCATCAAGGACATCCTCTAAAGTAATTTCCTGTAAAATTTTCGGCAAATCAAAGATTGTCTCACCTTGTCCAAAAGCATCATATTGCGTTGCAATAAATTCAAGAGAGTTCATGCTACTGAAAAATTCTCCAAACATCTCTCTTTTGATAATGTCTAAATGATCCTCTGTAATATCTAAATCCTTTGTGAAATTACGAATAGACTTTTTAAACTGATGAGATAAAGCAACTGGCTCTTTTGTATCCATTGTCAACATAACAAAATGAAAGCGACTTGTTACTTCAACTTCCAGAGATAAGGACGCATCAATTTTACCTGATTCATATAATTTCTGAAAACGATCCGAAGTCCAACCAAACATCATTGCAAACAATAATTTTAATAAAATATGATTTCGATAGCAATCAGTCTCAGCAACATCTTGTTTACCTCTAATACCAATCGCTAGTTTGGGAGAAGAGACTTCCATTCTTATACTGTCTGTTTGCTTTACATCTTTTAAAACAAACTTTTCTCTTGCTACTTCCTGAACATCTAAATCTTCCAGTTCTTTTCTTTCAAAATAGTCCTGTACTTGATCCACATCAAAATTGCCAACTAAAAACAGAGACATGTTTACAGGTTTGTAAAATCTTGTAAAATTTTCTTGCAAATTAGTTAGATTTATTTGGGAAATGGACTCCTCACTGCCAACTATATCAGTTGCTAAAGGTGTGCCTGGATACAAATTCGCTAAAGTTGAAAAGAATAAACACGAATCTGGATCATCTTGATACATTTCTCGTTCTTGCTGGATAATATCCTGCTCTCTTAAAATGGAACCTTCAGTAAAGTGTGCTGATGTTACCAATTCATCAAGTAAGTCTAAATTTTCTAAAAAATGATCCGTTGCTGAAAAAAGATAGCTTGTTTTTGTAAAGCTTGTAAAGGCATTACTATCTGCACCTAGACTCGTAAAAGCTGACATCAAATCGCTAGCATCTTCTCTCTCAAATAATTTATGTTCAAGAAAATGAGCAATTCCTCCAGGATATTCTTTTACATTTCCGTCAACGTCTGTGACAAGCGTATCTATCGAACCAAACTGGACAGTTACACTCCCGTAAACCTCTTTAAATTCCTTTTTAGGCAAAAGAGCAACTGTCAATCCGTTTGCCAAACGAGTTCGATAAACCATTTCTTTTACAGCTGGATAGTATTTTTCTTCAAAAACAACCTTTGTCATTCTATTCCTTCCATAAAGTAAATCGCCTGTAGTTTCACATTCTTAGCTGCTCTACAAATAGCATCTTTGTCAACTTGATCGAGTTTTGCAATCCAACCTTTAAAGTCTGCTGAAGATTTTCCAAGTAAGGCATTTTGATAAGCACGTTCAATCAATGAACTTGGATTATCTTGAGAAAGTAACAAAGACCGACGAATCATTTCCTTGGTCTGCTCTAGCTCAAGCTCTGTAAAATATCCTTTTTTTAAATCAAGCAGTTGATTATTCATCATTTTTCGAGCCTGATTCCGATTTTCTCGATCAATGCCAGCATACATCCTCAAGAATCCACTAAACAAATCAAGCTGACTTGAAATAGTATAAGCCAATCCAGCATTTTCACGGACATTTGTAAAGAGTTTAGAGTGAGCAAATCCACCCAGTAAACCATTCATTACAATCATAGGTAAATGTTGCTCATCACCATATTCAGCAGAGCAATGATAGCCCAACTCTAAAATAGACTGTCCCACATTTTTCCGAACCATGCCTTCCTGAAGGATATTGGAATAAGGTTGACAATACTGAACCTTCACATTACCTTCTCGACCCATAAAACCAAATGATTCTAATACATTTAGAATTTCAACCTCATTAAAATCACCTAGGAAAAAGAAATCTATTCGATCATTGGTCAAAAATTCTTGGAAACAGGAATAAGAACTTTGTGGAGTTTCAGCTAAAATACGATTTCGTAAATCACTATATTCCAATTGAAGACGTTCATCATGAAAAAACAATTTATCCAATTCTTTATGTGCAAAATAAAAAGAATCATCCATATCAGCTGCTAAACTTGCTAGCAATTGCTTTTTCTCAATTTCAAATAAGGCCGAATCAAACCCATTATCAACTACTACGGGTGAAAAAAGAGTTTCTTTTACTAGTTCCAAAACCTGATCAGTTAGCACATTTTTCCTACTTAAAAACTCATCACGAACATATGTGAATGTCAATTCTACAATATGACTTTGCCCTCTTCTGAAACAATTGGTTGACATATCTGTACCGTATAGACTGGCCAAATGTCTTCTCAAATCTTGAGAAGTGGGGTACATCTGATTAGCA includes these proteins:
- the yfmH gene encoding EF-P 5-aminopentanol modification-associated protein YfmH: MTKVVFEEKYYPAVKEMVYRTRLANGLTVALLPKKEFKEVYGSVTVQFGSIDTLVTDVDGNVKEYPGGIAHFLEHKLFEREDASDLMSAFTSLGADSNAFTSFTKTSYLFSATDHFLENLDLLDELVTSAHFTEGSILREQDIIQQEREMYQDDPDSCLFFSTLANLYPGTPLATDIVGSEESISQINLTNLQENFTRFYKPVNMSLFLVGNFDVDQVQDYFERKELEDLDVQEVAREKFVLKDVKQTDSIRMEVSSPKLAIGIRGKQDVAETDCYRNHILLKLLFAMMFGWTSDRFQKLYESGKIDASLSLEVEVTSRFHFVMLTMDTKEPVALSHQFKKSIRNFTKDLDITEDHLDIIKREMFGEFFSSMNSLEFIATQYDAFGQGETIFDLPKILQEITLEDVLDAGHHLIDDGDIVDFTIFPS
- the yfmF gene encoding EF-P 5-aminopentanol modification-associated protein YfmF; this encodes MELVHGISTHFIQSKKFKTNKITVRFTAPLSLNTIAGRMLSASMLETANQMYPTSQDLRRHLASLYGTDMSTNCFRRGQSHIVELTFTYVRDEFLSRKNVLTDQVLELVKETLFSPVVVDNGFDSALFEIEKKQLLASLAADMDDSFYFAHKELDKLFFHDERLQLEYSDLRNRILAETPQSSYSCFQEFLTNDRIDFFFLGDFNEVEILNVLESFGFMGREGNVKVQYCQPYSNILQEGMVRKNVGQSILELGYHCSAEYGDEQHLPMIVMNGLLGGFAHSKLFTNVRENAGLAYTISSQLDLFSGFLRMYAGIDRENRNQARKMMNNQLLDLKKGYFTELELEQTKEMIRRSLLLSQDNPSSLIERAYQNALLGKSSADFKGWIAKLDQVDKDAICRAAKNVKLQAIYFMEGIE
- the rodZ gene encoding cytoskeleton protein RodZ, producing MRKKTIGEVLRLARTNQGLTLEELHKKTEIQLDMLEAMEADDFDQLPSPFYTRSFLRKYAWAVELDERIVLDAYDSGSMITYEEVDVDEEELTGRRRSSKKNRTSFLPLFYFILFALSIVIFVTYYVWNYIQTQPERSSASSYSVVQATSSTSSATPSSTSSGSSSSSSNIEPVISVSGEGNYVEIAYKTSKETAKLQLSVSDARSWVSVSESELEGGVTLSPDNKSAETTVSTKNPVTITLGVVKGVALTVDDQTVDLSKLTAQTGQITVTFTRN